cttGGGATTTGATGAAacccttggtttccaaatctGAAGGTTCGGGGACTtaaaaacctatcgagtctaatGGCATTAGTGAAGCCAGCCTCATGCTTCATggatagtttacctagggtgACGTCTGCTTACCTATAGGGACACTATTACAAGGGAGGGATCCAatcccctcttttctttttattgctttatctctttgtGTTGTTtcgctacaatgtgttatggtATTTTGTCTCATTGAACtaaacttttcttgttttttgtcTCTATCGCATTCATCAGACCTAGAAAAATAAGAGACCTGACATGatactctctaggagcctacccaTTGATGTGACACGTTTTCAATGCTTCGCATATTTGAACATGAACACATTTCATTTTTAGGCTCACGCCTGGCAATAAAGGCTCCTTAGGTCAGTTCAAGTTGCGAATTGCATATTTTAAACTGCTTTAATAAATTGGCACCACGCATAAACATAGAACGGAAATGCCATtatttaggggatcccacgttagaAAGCCACCTCGTGTCTCAGATATTTAATtccaaagagacttgcacgtttagcATTTTGGTATCATCTaaagggtagtgcacaaggtaaggtaggtcGATCTTTCCATGACCCTGGGGCGTtttggtacattagaatatgaggcATCAAAACAATAattctttggccatttttaaacATAGTTTGGTAAAAATTCTTGCTTAAGAGGACATTAACTTGAAGAATTTCGCAAAATAATTCCTCattattgaggccaaatcttgattgtaggaggctcataggctaatgcatcgcaatgcatttttgaaactaccaaaggGAAGATAATTCCattgatttttgaataaactatcaattccattcaattcatttgatcaaattatttatcgatttcattttgtcaattcattcattttaggacaatttagtaaataaatcatcattttcattaatttgaccaatttacccctttttaggatgatccggtcaattttgaataaatcatcaatttcattcgaccaatttaccctttttagggtgatctgatcaattttgaataaatcatcaatttcattcaattcatttgatcagtttacctatttttggggtgatctagtcaattttgaataaatcatcaattccatccaatccCTTAGActtgttttttcccttttagggtttaagtctaagcttcactgaataaattagtcgagacatGTAATCCTTTTAAGAGTATAATTTTTCACACATCATTTTGCGTGTGTCGATCAAAACAGGcgatccattcggactttgtcctcatttttgggACAAATGTCCCTTTTTCACTCCAATTGgacaatttttattttaaattatttttcactcaataagttgattggatccatcaggtattgtatagtgcctgctctggaggattacattttcattctaggcctacccttggcacaaaaagggttcccccataggacatgcatccgaattactttaatttttactaactcgtgtctttttctttttctctttctttcttttaacaGCAATTAAGCCAGAAAGGGAGTCTAAATAGggatttttcctaaattttcaggTGTTTTTCAAATATAGCTACACAAAAAGCCCCATCGTTATACGATCTCGCAGTCGGGCTCTGAGAAACTGTGTAAACATGGGTACACACCCGGAATCATCCGACAGGCCTGTAACGGCCCCGTTAGCTGATTTGGCAAACCGAGGAGCTCAACTGAGCGaagttttgaataaattcaatgAGCTGAATATGGAAATGACCACACAACGGCGCGTGATCGACCAGTTGGTTGCTGGTAGTGGTAGCGGTGGTCAACCTGAGCCTTTACCTACTAACCAACCTGAACCACAACCAATACTTTTACCCTATACTCAAACCCCCTTTACCCCACGTTTTGCAAATCCGCATGAAGAAACTTTTATCTATCTCACTCATGCCCTACCCTATACCCAGGCACCCGCTATCCAAACCAATCCTTCTCACCCCCAAATTCCCCAAAATTATTCACACATTAGTCCAAATATGCCACTCGAACCTCAGGGACCACATTATTACTCCATCACTGAGCCATTTAACATGGATACCGCCACCCAAGGGAAAGCAGAAGCTGGGGAGTCGTCCGCGTCGATAGATAAGAATTTGCTAAAGCGATTGGATCGGTTTGAGGAGTTCAtaaggaaaagccaaggtttgaacaaacaaggaggTCTGGACTACAACGAGCTGTGCCTATTTCAATTACGTGATTTGGACGATTAAATGTTGAGTTTTCGAAAATTtgtcaaagctggaaatgaGTCCCGTATTACTcgggcagtgtttttgtttcggtTATAACTTTTTATTctgatgtcgaaatcgagtactgtcagcggcatttgaaactagacacttccagttttccaatggtataaaatgtatgccctgattccacctgagtgaaccataccaatcgtttgaacatgactgcCCTGTTTCGATGATTCACTGGGGTGCAGGTCATGAGCTGCAACTTGATGCTAGAATATGGTCTAGTTGTGAACTTGTAAAACAAATTTCTATGAAATTGAAGGGGATCCagatcttcatgttctcatcatttgTACCAAAAAAACCCAGGACACCCTGTCATACGCCTTCATCATGTCCaacttgtgaggacccgaattttcctcacttataattctattttaatggcttaattaattacttattcacccgttttctccgaataatttatttcaaccattttaaatccatttatatggaataatgtcccaaatatatttttaaaccGTCtcgttagtaaatttaattttctagggctcgtttagtgaaaaataGCGAGTATACATTTTTCAAGACTAcattcgatccgagagtgtaataatcttggagaattgaggactcatgttttatttctaaaatggttattttataattaattacatTAGTAGTAGTTAATTATATAA
The nucleotide sequence above comes from Coffea eugenioides isolate CCC68of unplaced genomic scaffold, Ceug_1.0 ScVebR1_2764;HRSCAF=3853, whole genome shotgun sequence. Encoded proteins:
- the LOC113757134 gene encoding uncharacterized protein LOC113757134 — its product is MGTHPESSDRPVTAPLADLANRGAQLSEVLNKFNELNMEMTTQRRVIDQLVAGSGSGGQPEPLPTNQPEPQPILLPYTQTPFTPRFANPHEETFIYLTHALPYTQAPAIQTNPSHPQIPQNYSHISPNMPLEPQGPHYYSITEPFNMDTATQGKAEAGESSASIDKNLLKRLDRFEEFIRKSQGLNKQGGLDYNELCLFQLRDLDD